In the Corynebacterium suedekumii genome, one interval contains:
- a CDS encoding histidine phosphatase family protein, which yields MSTTIVHLVRHGEVHNPTKILYGTLPGYHLSARGRSQAARTARSFEDHDVTYLAASPLQRAQETAEVVAEITGLEVDTVDEIVEAGNRFEGLRTKGWRSQLWNPVRWPLMLNPFEPSWGEAYVDIAERMMGAVEKVRRRAEGHEAILVSHQLPIVMVQRAVRGLPLAHASRECDLASVTSLVFQDDEITDIFYSTPAKDI from the coding sequence ATGAGCACCACGATCGTCCACCTCGTCCGTCACGGTGAGGTCCACAACCCGACGAAGATCCTCTACGGAACCCTGCCGGGCTACCACCTGTCGGCCCGGGGCCGTTCCCAGGCGGCGCGCACCGCCCGCTCCTTCGAGGACCATGACGTCACCTATCTCGCGGCCTCCCCGCTGCAGCGCGCGCAGGAGACCGCCGAGGTCGTCGCCGAGATCACGGGCCTGGAGGTGGACACCGTCGACGAGATCGTCGAGGCCGGTAACCGCTTCGAGGGGCTGCGCACCAAGGGCTGGCGTTCCCAGCTGTGGAACCCGGTGCGCTGGCCGCTCATGCTCAACCCCTTCGAGCCGAGCTGGGGTGAGGCCTACGTCGACATCGCCGAGCGCATGATGGGCGCGGTGGAGAAGGTCCGCCGCCGCGCGGAAGGCCACGAGGCCATCCTCGTCAGCCACCAGCTGCCCATCGTCATGGTCCAGCGCGCCGTCCGTGGTCTGCCGCTCGCGCACGCCAGCCGCGAATGCGACCTGGCGTCCGTGACCTCCCTGGTGTTCCAGGACGACGAGATCACCGACATCTTCTACTCCACCCCCGCGAAGGACATCTGA
- a CDS encoding cytochrome c biogenesis CcdA family protein: protein MVDVVLAQGIGQQFADAAASGPLLLGILAAAAAGLVSFASPCVVPLVPGYMSYLAGIVGGEMRVDERHGAVVAKKRQWAVAGAALLFILGFTVVFVLATVTVFGAISLLTLNAETLMRIGGVITILMGIVFMGMVPALQRDTRMAPKRWTTWVGAPLLGGVFALGWTPCLGPTLAAIISVSAGTEGMTAARGVILIIGYCLGLGLPFLLIALGSARAMRSVDWLRRHSRTIQIIGGVLMILVGIALLSGAWAHFINVVRQWTVEYGATLI, encoded by the coding sequence GTGGTCGACGTCGTCCTGGCGCAGGGCATCGGCCAGCAGTTCGCCGACGCCGCCGCCTCCGGCCCACTGCTGCTGGGCATCCTCGCCGCCGCCGCGGCGGGACTGGTGTCCTTCGCCTCCCCGTGTGTGGTGCCGCTGGTGCCGGGGTACATGTCCTACCTGGCGGGAATCGTCGGCGGTGAGATGCGGGTCGATGAGAGACACGGCGCGGTCGTCGCAAAGAAGCGCCAGTGGGCGGTGGCGGGTGCCGCACTGCTGTTCATCCTCGGCTTCACCGTCGTGTTCGTGCTGGCCACGGTGACGGTGTTCGGGGCGATCAGCCTGCTCACCCTCAACGCGGAGACCCTCATGCGGATCGGCGGGGTGATCACCATCCTCATGGGCATCGTGTTCATGGGCATGGTCCCCGCACTGCAGCGCGACACCCGCATGGCGCCGAAACGCTGGACCACCTGGGTCGGCGCCCCGCTGCTCGGCGGCGTGTTCGCCCTCGGCTGGACCCCGTGCCTCGGGCCGACGCTCGCCGCGATCATCTCCGTCTCCGCCGGCACCGAGGGCATGACCGCCGCCCGCGGCGTCATCCTCATCATCGGCTACTGCCTCGGCCTCGGCCTGCCGTTCCTGCTCATCGCCCTCGGCTCCGCCCGCGCGATGCGGTCGGTCGACTGGCTGCGCCGGCATTCCCGCACCATCCAGATCATCGGCGGCGTGCTCATGATCCTTGTCGGCATCGCCCTGCTGTCCGGCGCGTGGGCGCACTTCATCAACGTCGTCCGGCAGTGGACCGTCGAGTACGGCGCGACGCTCATCTGA
- a CDS encoding cytochrome c biogenesis protein ResB, translating into MRTVWTYLKKAWHWLTSMRTALALLFLLAIAAIPGALLPQRSLNEENVAEYIANNGRLAEIYDRLQLFDVFQSTWFAAIFLLLTLSLIGCILPRTWDHYQAMKTPPTRAPKNLGRLPLHAEGTIDKPMAEVADDARGLLKKWHVAEYQPDDDRAGAFSLAAERGYTRELANLLFHLGLVGMLITIAAGRMVYYEGHVIVVTESGNYETPEITQSTEFCNTSTANYDSFRAGPLFDGTGLTTFCFDAHDFAADYLPNGQAEMFTSNISYAVGDDILTPTEEWTDYELKVNHPLRVAGDRVYLQGHGYAPTFTVTWPNGETRTQTIQWRPDDPTFFLSSGVMRFDPPAGMYPDLFDRRQNQIAIQGLFAPTAEWSGENGELLTSSYPAMRDPAVAIDVYRGDAGLDTGRAQSIFSLDPTLLHSGQLQKIERVNLTQGESVTLDDGTEVTFDGASEFANYQISRDPFQPWVLVTSAVMLAALVGSLLIRRRRIWVRLIPVDEGVTRVEMGGLARTDRAGWGGEFEDIHRALFGLEDPDEIDDDDLVPDLDEQPVR; encoded by the coding sequence ATGCGCACCGTCTGGACGTACCTCAAGAAGGCCTGGCACTGGCTGACCAGCATGCGTACCGCACTGGCTCTGCTGTTCCTGCTGGCCATCGCCGCCATCCCCGGCGCCCTGCTGCCGCAGCGCAGCCTCAATGAGGAGAACGTGGCGGAGTACATCGCCAACAACGGCCGCCTCGCCGAGATCTACGATCGGCTCCAGCTCTTCGACGTCTTCCAGTCCACCTGGTTCGCCGCCATCTTCCTCCTGCTCACCCTCTCCCTCATCGGCTGCATCCTGCCGCGGACCTGGGACCACTACCAGGCGATGAAGACACCGCCGACCCGGGCACCGAAGAACCTCGGGCGGCTGCCGCTGCACGCCGAGGGGACCATCGACAAACCGATGGCCGAGGTCGCCGACGACGCCCGCGGGCTGCTGAAGAAGTGGCACGTCGCCGAGTACCAGCCCGACGACGACCGGGCCGGCGCCTTCTCCCTCGCCGCCGAACGCGGCTACACCCGCGAACTGGCCAACCTCCTGTTCCACCTCGGTCTGGTGGGCATGCTCATCACCATCGCCGCCGGCCGGATGGTCTACTACGAGGGCCACGTCATCGTGGTCACCGAATCCGGCAACTACGAGACCCCGGAGATCACCCAGAGCACCGAGTTCTGCAACACCTCCACCGCCAACTACGACTCCTTCCGCGCCGGGCCCCTGTTCGACGGCACCGGCCTGACCACTTTCTGCTTCGACGCCCACGACTTCGCCGCCGACTACCTGCCCAACGGCCAGGCCGAGATGTTCACCTCGAACATCTCCTACGCCGTCGGCGACGACATCCTCACCCCGACCGAGGAGTGGACCGACTACGAGCTCAAGGTCAATCACCCGCTGCGTGTCGCCGGTGACCGCGTCTACCTGCAGGGCCACGGCTACGCCCCCACCTTCACGGTCACGTGGCCCAACGGTGAGACCCGCACGCAGACCATCCAGTGGCGCCCGGACGACCCCACCTTCTTCCTCTCCTCGGGCGTCATGCGTTTCGATCCGCCCGCCGGCATGTACCCGGACCTGTTCGACCGCCGCCAGAACCAGATCGCCATCCAGGGCCTGTTCGCCCCGACGGCCGAATGGTCGGGTGAGAACGGTGAACTGCTCACCTCCAGCTACCCGGCCATGCGTGACCCGGCCGTGGCCATTGACGTCTACCGCGGTGACGCCGGTCTGGACACCGGCCGGGCCCAGTCGATCTTCAGCCTCGATCCCACCCTCCTGCACTCCGGGCAGCTGCAGAAGATCGAGCGCGTCAACCTCACCCAGGGCGAGTCCGTCACCCTAGACGACGGCACCGAGGTCACCTTCGACGGGGCCAGCGAGTTCGCCAACTACCAGATCTCCCGCGATCCGTTCCAGCCCTGGGTGCTGGTCACCTCGGCCGTGATGCTCGCCGCCCTCGTCGGTTCCCTGCTCATCCGCCGCCGCCGCATCTGGGTCCGGCTCATCCCCGTCGACGAGGGTGTCACCCGCGTCGAGATGGGTGGCCTCGCCCGCACCGACCGCGCCGGCTGGGGCGGCGAGTTCGAGGACATCCACCGCGCCCTGTTCGGCCTGGAGGACCCGGACGAGATCGACGACGATGACCTCGTCCCCGACCTGGATGAACAACCCGTCCGCTGA
- a CDS encoding helix-turn-helix domain-containing protein yields MTGTSAPRNKTGKPAGDDPELIALGSQLAQRRRDLGRLQQDVATEAGVSRSTLHTIEHGGTGVRWEKVAAVAQALRLKMTFADTSDRSEKR; encoded by the coding sequence ATGACCGGAACGTCAGCACCCCGCAACAAGACCGGCAAGCCGGCGGGCGATGACCCTGAACTCATCGCGCTCGGCAGCCAGCTGGCCCAGCGGCGCCGTGACCTCGGGCGTCTGCAGCAGGATGTGGCGACGGAGGCCGGAGTGTCCCGGTCGACGCTCCACACCATCGAGCACGGTGGCACGGGGGTGCGCTGGGAGAAGGTCGCCGCGGTCGCGCAGGCCCTGCGCCTGAAGATGACCTTCGCGGACACCTCGGACAGGTCTGAGAAGCGTTAA
- a CDS encoding nuclear transport factor 2 family protein — protein MTPAAVTAWVEADRALDLAVMRDQLADDVRLTSPLTDGFDFRGADEVMAVMAAAFELLENIDIRRVTGADRDFALHGTATLRGANLEEIQWLHLSADGLIDEITLFVRPMPAAVALLASIGPGLTRRGAMGRVGALASRAAAPLAGITQTLETRLMPRLK, from the coding sequence ATGACCCCGGCCGCCGTCACCGCCTGGGTCGAGGCCGACCGTGCCCTCGACCTGGCGGTGATGCGCGACCAGCTCGCCGACGACGTCCGGCTGACTTCCCCGCTCACCGACGGCTTCGACTTCCGGGGAGCCGACGAGGTGATGGCCGTGATGGCGGCCGCCTTCGAGCTGCTCGAGAATATTGACATCCGACGGGTCACCGGCGCGGACCGGGACTTCGCCCTCCACGGCACCGCGACGCTGCGGGGAGCCAACCTGGAGGAGATCCAGTGGCTCCATCTGTCGGCGGACGGGCTCATCGACGAGATCACCCTGTTCGTCCGGCCGATGCCCGCGGCCGTGGCGCTGCTCGCGTCAATCGGCCCGGGGCTGACCCGACGTGGCGCGATGGGACGGGTTGGCGCGCTCGCCTCCCGGGCGGCGGCCCCGCTGGCGGGGATCACCCAGACGCTGGAGACCCGGCTGATGCCCCGCCTGAAATAG
- a CDS encoding DUF4229 domain-containing protein yields the protein MTAPDTPPQPESAAAPPEVDPALQRRANVALLKYGGARLALFLVLTVVIQLAAVLIDAPVPLVMSALLALIVALPLSMLLFRGMREEATRAVAERARQRRERKDWVKRELESR from the coding sequence GTGACCGCACCTGACACGCCCCCGCAGCCTGAGTCCGCCGCCGCCCCGCCGGAGGTGGATCCGGCCCTGCAGCGGCGGGCCAATGTCGCGCTGCTGAAATACGGCGGCGCCCGGCTGGCGTTGTTCCTGGTGCTCACCGTGGTCATCCAGCTCGCCGCGGTGCTTATCGACGCCCCCGTGCCCCTCGTCATGTCCGCCCTCCTGGCGCTCATCGTCGCGCTGCCGCTGTCGATGCTGCTGTTCCGCGGCATGCGGGAGGAGGCCACCCGGGCGGTGGCGGAGCGGGCCCGCCAGCGCCGGGAGCGCAAGGACTGGGTCAAGCGCGAACTGGAGTCCCGCTAG
- a CDS encoding FAD-dependent monooxygenase, whose protein sequence is MTSPRIAIIGAGIGGLTLAAELRRRGLDPQVYEQAAELREVGAAVALSANSTRFLRDRLGIGADLADKAADVDGLIFRDARDGRTIGRVLSRAEYHDRAGAPYYGVHRADLQLMLRTALGDDAIHLNKRCVDVDDSGQSAIVHFADGDHVEADLVIGADGVRSGLRRKILGYHDAQFSGCFAWRGLVPPEQVPSLPDPEAIQFWLGPGGHMLHYPIGNGTQNFFLVQRHHGPWPAKPWVIPAEEGEHVRAVENWHPAIREMVGAVPAAERWALFHRPPLQHWSSGRITLLGDAAHAMVPHHGQGANQSIEDAIVLADCLIEGLADGTGWDAARQRYQDLRVDRTRRVQITSLAAADVFHLPDGPLADARNARLGAPDFWEKSMAWIHEHVAAPSGTPVRA, encoded by the coding sequence ATGACTTCCCCACGCATCGCCATCATCGGGGCCGGCATCGGCGGCCTCACCCTCGCTGCGGAACTGCGCCGCCGCGGCCTCGACCCGCAGGTCTACGAGCAGGCCGCCGAGCTCCGTGAGGTCGGAGCCGCCGTCGCCCTCTCCGCCAACTCCACCCGATTCCTCCGCGACCGCCTCGGCATCGGGGCGGACCTCGCGGACAAGGCCGCCGACGTCGACGGGCTCATCTTCCGCGACGCCCGCGACGGCCGCACCATCGGCCGGGTGCTCTCCCGGGCGGAGTACCACGACCGCGCCGGCGCCCCCTACTACGGAGTCCACCGCGCGGACCTGCAGCTCATGCTCCGTACCGCCCTCGGCGACGACGCCATCCACCTGAACAAGAGGTGCGTGGACGTCGACGATTCGGGACAGTCCGCGATCGTCCACTTCGCCGACGGCGACCACGTCGAGGCCGACCTGGTCATCGGCGCCGACGGTGTCCGCTCGGGGCTGCGCCGCAAGATCCTCGGCTACCACGACGCCCAGTTCTCCGGCTGCTTCGCCTGGCGCGGCCTCGTCCCGCCGGAGCAGGTCCCCTCCCTCCCCGACCCGGAAGCCATCCAGTTCTGGCTGGGCCCCGGCGGCCACATGCTCCACTACCCCATCGGCAACGGGACGCAGAACTTCTTCCTCGTGCAGCGCCACCACGGGCCGTGGCCGGCCAAGCCCTGGGTCATCCCCGCCGAGGAGGGCGAGCACGTGCGCGCCGTGGAGAACTGGCACCCGGCGATCCGGGAGATGGTCGGCGCCGTCCCCGCCGCCGAGCGCTGGGCACTGTTCCACCGCCCACCGCTGCAGCACTGGAGCTCCGGACGCATCACCCTGCTTGGCGACGCCGCCCACGCCATGGTCCCCCATCACGGTCAGGGTGCGAACCAGTCCATCGAGGACGCCATCGTGCTCGCCGACTGCCTCATCGAGGGCCTCGCGGACGGCACCGGCTGGGACGCCGCCCGCCAGCGTTACCAGGATCTGCGCGTCGACCGGACCCGCCGGGTCCAGATCACCTCACTGGCCGCCGCCGACGTGTTCCACCTGCCCGACGGCCCACTCGCGGACGCCCGCAATGCCCGACTCGGCGCCCCGGACTTCTGGGAGAAGTCGATGGCGTGGATCCACGAGCACGTCGCCGCGCCTAGCGGGACTCCAGTTCGCGCTTGA
- a CDS encoding PucR family transcriptional regulator, whose product MDRSPELDDALQDLSEELGCRLVVLDAGMRAVAWSIHESPEDRRRLAHLLTHSDSWERPRTSRTPQQVIEIPGVGPLLFTRLVDARRQIVGHLVLPSTGSPPPELGHATERLAALLQARQQNAAGRSARAHELTVDLVAGDAPVRARAAEALIAERFLSSSASYCAVALGVDPRTAAPSDHEKAGQAVARTLGFVRETSTATVVGGVLDNQVGVLIFPRPVVVPRLVRILADPQVTPVRAGVGTLMALEEAPRSFEQARLAWRASWLAPRDHGTVTTWDAAGLDATLARMPLESFTRADLPPVVRDLLGAVDSPDLIATLTAYLDAGGDARRTAGELGIHRSTLYYRLDKMRSVIAGDLADGAVRAELHTGLRMARLAGLLPG is encoded by the coding sequence GTGGACCGCTCACCCGAACTTGATGACGCCCTTCAGGACCTGTCCGAGGAACTCGGCTGCCGCCTCGTCGTCCTCGACGCGGGTATGAGGGCGGTGGCCTGGTCCATCCACGAGTCCCCGGAGGACCGTCGGCGGCTGGCGCACCTGCTCACCCACAGCGACTCCTGGGAACGCCCGCGCACGTCGCGGACCCCGCAGCAGGTGATCGAGATTCCCGGTGTCGGCCCGCTCCTGTTCACCCGGCTCGTCGACGCCCGCCGGCAGATCGTCGGCCACCTCGTCCTGCCCTCGACAGGGAGCCCGCCGCCGGAGCTGGGCCACGCCACCGAACGCCTGGCTGCCCTGCTCCAGGCCCGGCAGCAGAATGCGGCCGGACGATCGGCCCGCGCCCACGAGCTCACCGTCGACCTGGTCGCCGGCGACGCCCCCGTCCGGGCCCGGGCGGCCGAGGCCCTGATCGCCGAACGGTTCCTCAGCTCCTCCGCCAGCTACTGCGCCGTGGCGCTCGGCGTCGACCCCCGGACGGCCGCGCCGTCGGACCATGAGAAGGCCGGGCAGGCCGTGGCCCGCACCCTCGGCTTCGTGCGGGAGACCTCGACCGCGACGGTCGTCGGCGGGGTGTTGGACAACCAGGTCGGGGTGCTCATCTTCCCCCGCCCGGTCGTCGTGCCACGCCTGGTCCGGATTCTCGCCGACCCGCAGGTCACGCCGGTCCGCGCCGGGGTGGGCACCCTCATGGCACTGGAGGAGGCTCCCCGGTCCTTCGAACAGGCCCGCCTGGCGTGGCGGGCGTCCTGGTTGGCGCCGCGCGACCACGGAACCGTCACCACCTGGGATGCCGCGGGACTGGACGCCACGCTGGCGCGGATGCCCCTGGAGTCCTTCACCCGCGCGGACCTTCCCCCGGTGGTCCGGGACCTGCTGGGGGCGGTGGATTCGCCCGACCTCATCGCCACGCTCACCGCGTACCTCGACGCCGGCGGTGACGCCCGACGCACGGCAGGTGAGCTGGGCATTCACCGGTCGACGCTGTACTACCGGCTGGACAAGATGCGTTCCGTCATCGCCGGTGACCTCGCCGACGGCGCGGTGCGCGCGGAACTGCACACCGGCCTGCGCATGGCCCGGCTCGCGGGCCTGCTCCCCGGGTGA
- a CDS encoding AEC family transporter, which produces MSGVITGFAIILAVIGVGVLLARFGVINNDRERLVLNRVAFYAASPALLFTSVANSDASTLFSPVIVVIFLATAATSLIYILASLGFFRQDLPTTTMGAASSSYFNSVNIGLPVSIYVLGEATYVVPVLVLQMVIVTPFILAGLGAGPDEGGGRSTAAKIGDSVRTALLSPIVLGSFLGLIVAVAGISIPAPVMTPLEILGGASIPMILISFGASLRNTAPLTTPADRPGTIVATALKLVGMPLIAWLIGLGMGLDDTQLYAAVILAALPAAQNVYNYAATYQRGMIMARDTVFLTTFGSLPVMLGIALLFGR; this is translated from the coding sequence ATGAGCGGGGTCATCACCGGGTTCGCCATCATCCTCGCCGTCATCGGCGTCGGTGTCCTGCTCGCCCGCTTCGGCGTGATCAACAACGACCGCGAACGGCTCGTGCTCAACCGCGTCGCCTTCTATGCCGCGTCCCCGGCGCTGCTGTTCACCTCGGTGGCGAACTCGGATGCGTCGACGTTGTTCTCCCCGGTCATCGTCGTCATCTTCCTGGCGACGGCCGCGACCTCCCTCATCTACATCCTCGCCTCGCTGGGCTTCTTCCGCCAGGATCTGCCCACCACGACGATGGGGGCGGCGTCGTCGAGCTACTTCAACTCGGTGAACATCGGGCTGCCGGTGAGCATCTACGTCCTCGGGGAGGCGACCTATGTGGTGCCGGTCCTGGTGCTGCAGATGGTGATCGTCACCCCGTTCATCCTCGCCGGGCTCGGTGCCGGCCCGGACGAGGGCGGCGGCCGGTCGACCGCCGCGAAGATCGGCGACTCCGTCCGCACCGCGCTGCTCTCCCCCATCGTGCTGGGCTCCTTCCTCGGGCTCATCGTGGCGGTGGCAGGCATCAGCATCCCCGCCCCGGTGATGACCCCGCTGGAGATCCTCGGCGGCGCGTCCATCCCGATGATCCTCATCAGCTTCGGCGCCTCCCTGCGCAACACCGCACCCCTGACCACCCCGGCGGACCGGCCCGGCACGATCGTCGCCACCGCCCTCAAGCTGGTGGGCATGCCCCTCATCGCCTGGCTCATCGGCCTGGGCATGGGGCTCGACGACACCCAGCTCTACGCCGCCGTCATCCTCGCCGCACTGCCGGCCGCCCAGAACGTGTACAACTACGCCGCCACCTACCAGCGCGGCATGATCATGGCGCGCGACACCGTCTTCCTCACCACCTTCGGCTCCCTGCCGGTCATGCTCGGCATCGCGCTGCTCTTCGGCCGCTGA
- a CDS encoding 1,4-dihydroxy-2-naphthoate polyprenyltransferase — protein sequence MEDNGHHVLLRHPRDWWQAARPHTWPNAFAPVIVGSGAAAYAGGFSWWRALLALVVAWALIIGVNYANDYSDGVRGTDEDRTGPARLTGGRLARPEHVRLVAFVAFGVAGVAGVILSLASAWWFILIGALCIAGAWFYTGGKNPYGYLGLGEVAVFIFFGLVAVLGTQYTQLGAVTWIGAGCAVGIGAISAGVNLVNNLRDIPTDAAAGKITLAVRLGDARTRILYAVLAATPFVMSLIMGAELTPLVVAVLALPLAIAGMLTVLRGTSGRELIPVLGTTGKAMLLWAVITAAVLAFNAPGV from the coding sequence ATGGAGGACAATGGCCACCATGTCCTACTCCGCCACCCCCGGGACTGGTGGCAGGCCGCGCGCCCGCACACCTGGCCCAATGCCTTCGCCCCCGTCATCGTCGGTTCCGGTGCCGCCGCCTACGCCGGTGGTTTCTCCTGGTGGCGGGCGCTGCTCGCCCTCGTCGTGGCGTGGGCGCTGATCATCGGGGTCAACTACGCCAACGACTACTCCGACGGCGTCCGCGGCACCGACGAGGACCGCACCGGCCCGGCGCGCCTGACCGGCGGCCGGCTCGCCCGACCGGAGCACGTCAGACTGGTGGCCTTCGTGGCGTTCGGTGTCGCCGGGGTGGCGGGTGTCATTCTGTCGTTGGCCAGCGCCTGGTGGTTCATCCTCATCGGCGCGCTGTGCATCGCCGGCGCCTGGTTCTACACCGGCGGCAAGAACCCCTACGGCTACCTCGGACTCGGGGAGGTGGCGGTGTTCATCTTCTTCGGCCTCGTCGCCGTCCTGGGCACCCAGTACACCCAGCTCGGTGCCGTCACCTGGATCGGTGCGGGCTGTGCGGTGGGTATCGGCGCGATCTCCGCGGGCGTGAACCTGGTGAACAATCTCCGTGACATCCCGACGGACGCCGCCGCCGGCAAGATCACCCTCGCGGTGCGCCTGGGGGATGCCCGCACCCGCATCCTCTACGCCGTCCTGGCCGCGACGCCGTTCGTCATGTCGCTGATCATGGGCGCCGAACTCACCCCGTTGGTCGTCGCCGTCCTCGCCCTGCCCCTGGCGATCGCCGGGATGCTCACCGTCCTGCGCGGTACCAGCGGCCGCGAGCTCATCCCGGTACTGGGCACGACGGGTAAGGCGATGCTGCTGTGGGCCGTGATCACGGCCGCCGTCCTCGCGTTCAACGCCCCGGGGGTGTAG